In Novosphingobium sp. P6W, a genomic segment contains:
- a CDS encoding type IV secretion system DNA-binding domain-containing protein — MARKEPKKAPKKAPKKDIRDDGRHIPLEHHTARGDVPRNSGNFTRGSQLLTTQVWMWSQGARLPLVMWLVLFALSYFIILSVTLNENNVQLICMRILSALWDWVALDNLKQVNLRLPDNSVHRTVMGYVPFVPEVAAAWGKAVRGILGSMLIASFVTVPAAIWYVEFANRRGKSIVQERHERGAMLVERDMLYEEIVQHNTIEFEKDAAKLFPNLSVKQVLQLPFADRKAAGIHHPYDLAGIPYPHRLEQSHTMLIGTTGAGKTTVLRHHIAQMRKRQDTAVVFDLTGAYVEAFYDPERDTILNPLDQRCPAWSIFDDCTTYSEFTAAASALIPSDGGSSEPFWALAARTLFIEMCMKLIERGETTNKALADNLMTADLKKVHLYLQKTIADPLTAPEAARMAESIRAVFNTNAQVLRFLPDEGQSYSIRDWMTRDKKPGSILFITSNYTDLEMNRALLTLWSNLAIHALMSMPRTRSLRTWFIFDELGALHRLPAIESGLQTARNFGGAMILGLHSFEKLIQVYGEENARNLSSLARTKLILAAADLDTAEQCSRYIGNREIRQMDEGYSYGYNSTRDASTLTPRKQIEPLVIPDDITNLPALHGFVKFPDGFPAARILLQWRDYPDVAKGFIKRKPKKPDDPEGTVRGRGGKPKGGGDDGGRGETFALTEEEISERDIPVAFAAGILSAPSEEQERQARDVAREIAERIDPSAPRDTDRKPSSDTRDERERSTDATNVVPIKQSDRDKDTPRPEQPDREDLGVREARENFSREHGDDDMGIGD; from the coding sequence ATGGCGCGTAAAGAACCCAAAAAAGCCCCCAAAAAGGCTCCCAAAAAGGACATCCGCGACGACGGCCGGCACATCCCGCTGGAGCACCATACGGCCCGCGGCGATGTCCCCCGTAACTCCGGCAACTTCACCCGCGGAAGCCAGCTCCTGACCACCCAGGTCTGGATGTGGTCGCAAGGCGCGAGACTGCCGCTTGTGATGTGGCTGGTCCTCTTCGCGCTGTCCTATTTCATCATCCTGTCGGTCACCCTCAACGAGAACAACGTGCAGCTGATCTGCATGCGTATTCTCTCGGCGCTGTGGGACTGGGTTGCGCTCGACAATCTCAAGCAGGTCAACCTGCGTCTGCCGGACAATTCCGTGCACCGCACGGTGATGGGCTACGTGCCCTTTGTACCGGAAGTCGCCGCCGCCTGGGGCAAGGCGGTACGGGGCATCTTAGGCTCCATGCTGATCGCCTCTTTCGTGACCGTTCCTGCCGCAATCTGGTACGTGGAATTTGCGAACCGGCGCGGTAAATCCATCGTCCAGGAACGACACGAGCGCGGCGCCATGCTGGTCGAGCGCGATATGCTCTATGAGGAGATCGTCCAGCACAACACAATCGAGTTCGAAAAGGACGCGGCCAAGCTGTTCCCGAATCTGTCCGTAAAGCAGGTTCTCCAGCTTCCTTTTGCCGACCGCAAGGCAGCTGGAATCCACCATCCCTACGACCTCGCCGGCATCCCTTACCCGCACCGCCTCGAGCAGTCTCACACCATGCTCATCGGCACCACGGGCGCCGGCAAAACCACTGTCCTTCGCCACCACATCGCGCAGATGCGAAAGCGCCAGGACACCGCCGTGGTCTTCGATCTTACCGGGGCTTACGTCGAGGCGTTCTACGACCCGGAACGCGACACCATCCTCAACCCGCTGGACCAGCGCTGCCCGGCCTGGTCGATCTTCGACGACTGCACTACGTACAGCGAATTTACCGCTGCCGCCTCGGCGCTTATTCCCTCCGACGGCGGATCGTCCGAACCGTTCTGGGCGCTCGCCGCACGCACCCTTTTTATCGAAATGTGCATGAAGCTCATCGAGCGCGGCGAGACCACCAACAAGGCGCTCGCCGACAACCTGATGACCGCCGATCTGAAGAAGGTTCATCTCTACCTTCAGAAGACGATCGCCGACCCCCTCACCGCGCCGGAAGCCGCTCGCATGGCAGAGTCCATCCGCGCCGTATTCAACACCAACGCGCAGGTCCTGCGGTTCCTGCCCGACGAGGGTCAAAGCTACTCGATCAGGGACTGGATGACCCGCGATAAGAAGCCGGGGTCGATCCTCTTCATCACCTCCAATTATACCGATCTGGAAATGAACCGAGCGCTGCTCACGCTCTGGTCCAACCTCGCCATCCACGCCCTGATGTCGATGCCGCGCACGCGCTCGCTTCGCACATGGTTCATCTTCGACGAGCTTGGCGCCCTGCATCGGCTTCCCGCCATCGAGAGCGGGCTGCAGACCGCACGTAACTTCGGCGGCGCTATGATCCTCGGCCTCCATTCGTTCGAGAAGCTGATCCAGGTCTACGGCGAGGAAAATGCGCGCAACCTCTCGTCACTGGCGCGCACCAAGCTGATCCTCGCTGCCGCCGATCTCGACACGGCCGAGCAGTGCTCGCGCTACATCGGCAACCGGGAAATCCGGCAGATGGATGAGGGTTACAGCTACGGCTACAACAGTACCCGCGATGCATCCACGCTGACGCCGCGCAAGCAGATCGAGCCACTGGTCATTCCCGACGACATCACCAACCTCCCTGCCCTGCACGGCTTCGTGAAATTCCCCGACGGGTTTCCTGCCGCGCGCATCCTCCTTCAGTGGCGCGACTATCCCGATGTCGCCAAAGGCTTCATCAAGCGCAAACCAAAAAAGCCGGACGATCCTGAAGGCACAGTTCGCGGAAGAGGGGGTAAGCCGAAAGGTGGAGGCGACGATGGCGGGCGCGGCGAAACGTTCGCTCTCACCGAGGAGGAAATCTCAGAACGGGATATCCCGGTAGCGTTTGCGGCGGGGATCCTTTCGGCGCCGAGTGAGGAACAGGAACGGCAGGCCCGGGACGTTGCCCGCGAGATCGCGGAACGAATAGATCCCAGTGCTCCACGCGATACCGATCGCAAGCCCTCTAGTGATACTCGAGACGAGCGCGAGCGCAGCACGGATGCGACCAACGTTGTCCCGATCAAACAGTCCGATCGCGACAAGGATACTCCGCGCCCAGAGCAACCGGACCGTGAAGACCTGGGTGTCCGGGAGGCCCGTGAGAATTTCAGTCGCGAGCATGGTGATGATGACATGGGCATTGGGGACTGA
- the mobF gene encoding MobF family relaxase, which yields MHSIASVRSSSGAANYFTKDDFVSGEYYTDDAATEVSQWGGEGLRDSPLGAAVTKEAFEKILNGETPTGEQVDSRDGRRPGIDLTFSAPKSVSIMAYIAGDKRILGPDGAHTMAVQKTMAWVEKNLAEGRKTVDGKTAPIATGNLVYALFQHDTSRALDPQAHIHAIVANMTRMPDGKWQALHADKIWANNSVIGSIYHSFLRNEMDKLGYKTELQGKHGTFEITGVPKTVIDIFSQRRANIVATADKLGIKSTQGLREVTARTRDPKLNVEDRAGLQKEWQDKAAALGFDGKDVLASALQVTSAREADGPLDRSYQAIVEAVSGAREFLSGLMRSPDPLVDRGILRLVKSPAEGRAQLAVASAVRIHGQREAAFEIHRVAKTALDLGLKGVTIDHVSARIDKLVDQGKLLPGEIRVNGRMADAVTTPDAVATEEKIIAHFENGKGQISPIVPAADAPARLQAASPHELNAGQLAAATMIVSGSDRHVLIQGVAGAGKSTMLQAAATVLRDEGKNVLGLAFQNKMVVDMKEGMAPKNLSVEDMKAAGIEAQTIASFIWQNQRHLENPHTPAAQARRDEMKNTVIVVDETSMVSSDDMLKLVAIAEALGAVKTGDIGDRQQLSSIDQGKAFAMAQAAGAPMARMDQNIRINPDNKQLLTVAALANVGKAGQALRVLGDNVQEHGEPALQAAEMWLALSPEERATTAVFASGRESRGVINEEIQAGLLREGSIKGDGLYVTIQESVSTVREEFRYAHTYKVGQTLNATGHVPEVGIQRGKYEVTRVFGNGRVEVQGESGRKLRFDPQKIDPVNKQNRLEISTLKTVAIHEGDKIRWTATDKDRDLMNSAIAQVVSIEGSSVTFETASKKQITLERGDPMLSRLDLAYSLNMHMAQGITADKAIGVMLSYEKNLSNQRLFNVLVTRVKDGITMVVDDQAKLAQQLDRSPGDKTSALESLGRLDIDGPGAKTQAADAALSAAMEAQEPGDRDPILIGDLDSLELSDLPPMGKSDTDYSKPENGGGHTREDRIQDQDSDHGGQKNAIDPLEGDGLGIRPPDVDDLHGLPPMPGGPKQLPGLPQKNLSLDL from the coding sequence ATGCACTCGATCGCCTCCGTTCGCTCATCCTCCGGCGCTGCCAACTACTTCACCAAGGACGACTTCGTCAGCGGGGAATATTACACCGATGACGCTGCCACCGAGGTGAGCCAATGGGGGGGCGAAGGCCTGCGGGATTCCCCCCTCGGCGCCGCCGTCACCAAGGAAGCCTTCGAGAAGATCCTGAACGGCGAGACGCCCACTGGCGAGCAGGTCGATAGCCGGGACGGCCGCCGCCCCGGCATCGACCTGACCTTCTCCGCCCCAAAGTCGGTTTCGATCATGGCCTACATCGCCGGCGACAAGCGTATCCTCGGCCCGGACGGCGCCCATACCATGGCAGTCCAGAAGACCATGGCCTGGGTGGAAAAGAACCTCGCCGAGGGGCGCAAGACCGTCGATGGCAAGACCGCTCCGATCGCGACCGGCAACCTCGTCTATGCCCTGTTCCAGCATGACACGAGCCGCGCGCTCGATCCCCAGGCGCACATCCACGCGATCGTCGCCAACATGACCCGTATGCCGGACGGCAAATGGCAGGCCCTCCATGCCGACAAGATCTGGGCTAACAACTCCGTGATCGGCTCGATCTACCATTCCTTTCTCCGCAATGAGATGGACAAGCTCGGTTATAAGACCGAGCTGCAGGGCAAGCACGGCACCTTCGAGATCACCGGGGTTCCCAAGACGGTTATCGACATCTTCAGCCAGCGCCGGGCGAACATCGTCGCCACTGCGGATAAGCTGGGTATCAAGAGCACTCAGGGCCTCCGGGAGGTGACTGCCCGTACCCGCGATCCCAAACTCAATGTCGAAGACCGCGCAGGGCTGCAGAAGGAGTGGCAGGACAAAGCGGCGGCGCTCGGTTTCGATGGTAAGGACGTCCTCGCATCCGCTCTACAGGTCACATCCGCACGGGAAGCGGACGGTCCGCTCGATCGCAGCTATCAGGCAATCGTCGAGGCTGTCTCAGGCGCCCGCGAGTTCCTGTCCGGCCTGATGCGCTCTCCCGATCCGCTGGTCGATCGCGGCATTCTGCGCCTGGTCAAATCACCTGCAGAGGGCCGCGCGCAGCTGGCTGTCGCATCGGCCGTCCGCATCCACGGCCAGCGCGAAGCTGCCTTCGAGATTCACCGGGTTGCCAAGACCGCGCTCGACCTCGGCCTGAAGGGTGTCACCATCGACCATGTCTCTGCCCGGATCGACAAACTGGTCGACCAGGGCAAACTGCTCCCCGGCGAGATCCGCGTGAACGGCCGAATGGCGGATGCCGTCACGACGCCAGACGCCGTCGCAACCGAAGAGAAGATCATTGCCCACTTCGAGAACGGCAAGGGCCAGATCAGCCCCATCGTCCCCGCTGCCGATGCGCCGGCCCGGCTGCAAGCGGCCTCGCCTCATGAACTGAATGCCGGGCAGCTGGCCGCTGCCACCATGATCGTCTCCGGCTCGGACCGGCACGTTCTCATCCAGGGCGTCGCCGGCGCCGGCAAGTCCACCATGCTCCAGGCCGCCGCCACCGTCCTGCGCGATGAAGGCAAGAACGTCCTGGGCCTGGCATTCCAGAACAAGATGGTCGTCGACATGAAAGAGGGCATGGCGCCCAAGAACCTGTCGGTCGAGGACATGAAAGCCGCCGGGATCGAGGCCCAGACGATCGCCTCCTTCATCTGGCAGAACCAGCGGCATCTCGAAAATCCGCATACGCCTGCTGCGCAGGCCAGGCGCGATGAAATGAAGAACACCGTCATCGTCGTCGACGAGACGTCGATGGTCTCCAGCGACGATATGCTCAAGCTGGTCGCGATCGCGGAGGCGCTGGGCGCCGTGAAGACCGGCGATATCGGCGACCGCCAGCAGCTCTCCTCGATCGACCAGGGCAAAGCCTTCGCCATGGCGCAGGCCGCGGGCGCTCCGATGGCCCGCATGGACCAGAATATCCGCATCAACCCCGATAACAAGCAGCTGCTCACCGTGGCGGCGCTCGCCAACGTCGGAAAAGCGGGCCAGGCGCTGCGGGTGCTTGGCGACAACGTGCAGGAGCACGGCGAGCCCGCACTGCAGGCGGCCGAGATGTGGCTCGCGCTGTCCCCGGAGGAACGCGCCACCACCGCCGTCTTCGCATCGGGCCGGGAAAGCCGCGGGGTCATCAACGAGGAAATTCAGGCTGGGCTTCTGCGCGAAGGCTCGATCAAGGGCGACGGCCTCTATGTGACCATTCAGGAGAGCGTCAGCACGGTCCGGGAAGAGTTTCGTTACGCCCACACCTACAAAGTCGGGCAAACCCTCAACGCTACCGGGCATGTCCCGGAGGTCGGAATTCAGCGCGGCAAATACGAGGTGACACGGGTTTTCGGGAACGGGAGGGTCGAGGTTCAGGGAGAATCTGGCCGCAAGCTGCGGTTCGATCCTCAGAAGATCGACCCGGTGAACAAGCAGAACCGCCTTGAGATCAGCACTCTCAAAACCGTCGCCATTCATGAAGGCGATAAAATCCGCTGGACCGCCACCGACAAGGATCGCGACCTCATGAACTCCGCGATCGCGCAGGTCGTGTCGATCGAGGGATCCAGCGTGACCTTCGAAACCGCGTCGAAGAAACAGATCACCCTGGAGCGCGGCGATCCGATGCTCTCCCGCCTCGATCTCGCATACTCGCTCAACATGCACATGGCCCAGGGCATCACCGCCGACAAGGCGATCGGCGTCATGCTCAGCTATGAAAAGAACCTGTCCAACCAGCGCCTGTTCAACGTCCTCGTCACCCGCGTCAAAGACGGCATAACCATGGTCGTCGACGACCAGGCCAAACTGGCGCAGCAGCTTGACCGGAGTCCCGGCGACAAGACTTCGGCGCTGGAAAGCCTCGGCCGGCTCGACATCGACGGACCCGGCGCCAAGACCCAGGCTGCAGATGCGGCACTGTCGGCCGCGATGGAGGCTCAGGAACCGGGCGACCGCGACCCCATCCTAATTGGCGACTTGGACAGCCTCGAGCTTTCCGACCTTCCGCCAATGGGCAAGTCGGACACCGACTATTCCAAGCCTGAGAACGGGGGCGGTCACACGAGGGAGGATCGCATCCAGGACCAGGATAGCGATCACGGTGGCCAGAAGAACGCAATCGATCCCCTCGAGGGGGATGGCCTCGGGATTAGGCCGCCCGATGTCGATGATCTCCACGGCCTGCCGCCCATGCCCGGCGGCCCCAAACAACTGCCCGGTCTGCCACAAAAGAACCTCAGCCTCGACCTGTAG
- a CDS encoding SOS response-associated peptidase family protein: MCNRARMRGEPETLFGSVAELFTERPRDNRFDPVELRPKGRAYVIREEGGKRAWDVMTWDVLGGKAAWPMTNVRQLSLPQWRKLAEKPENRCLVPLTEFCEFTPEKHDLNDGKPPLKGEMWFSVTDQPTFAVAGFWQRTEAGNGFTMVTCNPNELVAPIHPKAMITILEPADIETWLRGSYDEVVALQEPYDASRMVVRGPVFPTRRNER, from the coding sequence ATGTGTAACCGGGCACGCATGAGGGGCGAACCTGAGACGTTGTTCGGCTCAGTCGCCGAATTGTTCACCGAGCGCCCGCGGGACAACCGGTTCGACCCGGTCGAATTGCGCCCGAAAGGCCGGGCCTACGTAATCCGGGAAGAGGGCGGCAAACGTGCCTGGGATGTGATGACGTGGGACGTGCTGGGCGGCAAGGCGGCCTGGCCGATGACGAACGTGCGCCAGTTGTCGCTGCCGCAGTGGCGCAAGCTGGCCGAAAAGCCGGAGAACCGCTGCCTCGTTCCTCTCACCGAGTTCTGCGAGTTCACGCCGGAAAAGCACGATCTGAACGACGGCAAGCCGCCGCTCAAGGGCGAGATGTGGTTTAGCGTTACCGATCAGCCGACATTCGCCGTGGCCGGGTTCTGGCAACGGACTGAGGCCGGCAATGGATTCACGATGGTGACCTGCAACCCTAACGAACTTGTGGCGCCCATCCATCCCAAGGCCATGATCACCATCCTCGAGCCGGCCGACATCGAAACCTGGTTGCGAGGGTCCTATGACGAGGTTGTCGCGCTGCAAGAACCATACGACGCCTCGCGTATGGTTGTACGCGGCCCGGTGTTTCCCACCAGGCGCAATGAACGGTAG
- a CDS encoding HU family DNA-binding protein produces the protein MRQDEPMNNSDLADAIASAHNLTKADARKVVDGVFAAIAEAASKGEEISLGGFGKFKVKDSPEREGRNPATGEAMTIKASKKLAFTPAKAVKDKLNG, from the coding sequence ATTCGACAGGACGAACCAATGAACAACAGTGACCTTGCCGACGCCATTGCGTCCGCCCACAACCTGACCAAAGCCGATGCGCGCAAGGTTGTAGACGGCGTGTTCGCCGCCATCGCCGAAGCGGCCAGCAAGGGCGAAGAGATCTCGCTGGGCGGCTTTGGCAAGTTCAAGGTCAAGGACAGCCCGGAGCGCGAAGGCCGCAATCCCGCAACTGGCGAGGCCATGACCATCAAGGCATCGAAGAAGCTCGCTTTTACTCCGGCCAAGGCGGTGAAGGACAAGCTGAACGGCTGA
- a CDS encoding IS630 family transposase (programmed frameshift), with protein MARALSQDLRDRVVAAVEGGLSCRAAAARFGVGVATAIRWRQIALAHGRAVAGKPGGDQRSSKTDAHADLIMTMLEENGDITLEEIRSGLAARGVHVGIGTLWRFFDRHRITRKKKSGHAIEQDRPDVLKQRRAWFDYQLDLEPERLIFIDETWTATNMARSHGRCLRGERLRMGFPHGHRKTTTFVAGLRMTGMIAPMVLDGPINGDWFEAYVAQVLVPELKPGDVVIMDNLSSHKRVAVRDRIEAAGAALRFLPPYSPDFNPIEKAFSRLKAMLRKASERTVSGLWDLIGKLVDIFQPDECANYFSSCGYDPA; from the exons ATGGCCAGAGCATTGTCGCAGGATTTGCGTGATCGTGTTGTTGCCGCAGTCGAAGGAGGCCTGAGCTGCCGGGCAGCGGCGGCGCGTTTCGGGGTTGGCGTAGCGACGGCGATCCGCTGGCGGCAAATCGCGCTGGCGCATGGACGAGCCGTTGCCGGCAAGCCTGGTGGCGATCAGCGATCATCGAAGACCGACGCACATGCCGATCTCATCATGACCATGCTCGAGGAGAACGGGGACATTACCCTCGAAGAGATCCGCTCGGGTCTTGCCGCGCGCGGTGTCCACGTTGGGATCGGTACGCTGTGGCGCTTCTTCGACCGGCACAGGATCACGCGCA AAAAAAAGTCGGGTCATGCGATCGAGCAAGATCGTCCGGACGTCCTGAAGCAACGACGGGCGTGGTTCGACTACCAACTGGATCTGGAGCCCGAGCGCCTGATCTTCATCGACGAGACGTGGACCGCGACCAACATGGCCCGCAGCCATGGCCGCTGCCTCAGGGGAGAGCGCCTGCGGATGGGCTTCCCGCATGGTCATCGCAAGACGACCACGTTCGTCGCGGGGCTGCGCATGACCGGGATGATCGCCCCGATGGTGCTGGACGGGCCGATCAACGGCGACTGGTTCGAAGCCTACGTCGCCCAGGTACTCGTGCCAGAGCTCAAGCCAGGCGACGTGGTCATCATGGACAATCTCTCGAGCCACAAGCGCGTGGCCGTCCGCGACAGAATTGAGGCCGCCGGGGCAGCGTTGCGCTTCCTCCCGCCCTACAGCCCCGACTTCAACCCGATCGAAAAGGCCTTCTCACGCCTCAAGGCCATGCTGCGCAAAGCATCCGAACGCACCGTCTCAGGCCTGTGGGATCTCATCGGCAAACTCGTCGATATCTTCCAGCCCGACGAGTGCGCCAATTACTTTAGCTCCTGCGGCTACGATCCAGCGTGA
- a CDS encoding glycoside hydrolase family 3 C-terminal domain-containing protein, which yields MLLVRDAAKGLLAATALLATVAATATSAAADGPESSQSTLAATRPWMAAGLTPAARTELLLREMTLDEKIAMLHAPFAWPYKGTPVPEGAIGSAGYLPGNARLGIPPLQETDASLGVTNPFGFRMGQRLEIGATALPSGMALAATFDPTLAEKGGAMIAGEARDKGYNVLLAGGINLARDPRNGRNFEYMGEDPLLAGVMGGAQIRGVQSRNIVSTVKHFSLNGQETNRFWANSVIEEGAHRESDLLAFEIAIEQGKPVSVMCGYNLVNGHYACSNSHLLNKVLKQDWKYPGWVMSDWATTHGWQDALNGLDQQQAEQEDEQVWFGEPMRKAVADGKVPLARIDDMTRRILRGMFTAGLFDNPPVKRETDYDANALVAREVAQDGIVLLKNEGGALPLSVSTKRILVIGGHAEAGVLSGGGSSQVIAPGGKRSYVQIGGEGQNSAWRGMLFHQSAPLAAIRERAPAAEVIFYDGRYPGEAARLAGQADVVIVFATQWMTEGEDAPDISLPSGQDAVIAAAASANPNSIVVLETGGPVAMPWLGSVPAVLSAWYAGAKGGEAIADVLFGKVNPSGRLPVTFPVSLDQYPRLDTPGRDLPKKVQFDVPYVEGADVGYRRFSALGLKPLFPFGYGLSYTKFVYGDLALHGGRTITASFTVHNSGTRAGKDVPQLYLVDRAGIETNRLLGFEKVALEAGETREVTFNVDRRLLADFDVATNSWKVAGGRYRVAVGSSAQDYSLTGQARISRQSLAP from the coding sequence ATGCTACTCGTGCGTGATGCCGCCAAGGGACTGCTGGCAGCAACAGCGTTGCTGGCAACTGTCGCAGCGACGGCCACATCCGCGGCAGCAGATGGTCCGGAGAGTTCGCAATCGACGCTGGCGGCTACACGTCCCTGGATGGCCGCAGGCCTCACTCCGGCTGCACGTACCGAACTTCTTCTTCGAGAGATGACGCTCGATGAGAAGATTGCCATGCTGCACGCACCTTTTGCGTGGCCCTACAAAGGGACTCCGGTGCCCGAAGGCGCCATTGGGTCAGCTGGCTACCTTCCAGGTAACGCCCGTCTGGGTATCCCGCCGCTGCAGGAGACCGATGCCAGCCTCGGGGTGACCAATCCATTCGGCTTCCGCATGGGCCAGCGCCTTGAAATCGGCGCGACTGCGCTTCCGTCCGGCATGGCGCTCGCGGCAACCTTTGACCCTACCCTTGCGGAAAAGGGAGGCGCCATGATCGCCGGAGAAGCGCGTGACAAGGGCTATAACGTTCTGTTGGCGGGGGGAATCAACCTCGCCCGTGATCCGCGCAATGGACGCAACTTCGAATACATGGGCGAGGATCCGCTGCTCGCCGGCGTGATGGGCGGTGCGCAGATCCGCGGCGTGCAGAGCCGGAACATCGTGTCGACGGTCAAACACTTCTCGCTCAACGGGCAAGAGACCAACCGGTTCTGGGCCAACTCGGTGATTGAGGAGGGGGCTCATCGCGAGTCCGACCTGCTCGCCTTTGAGATCGCCATCGAACAGGGCAAGCCGGTCTCGGTGATGTGCGGCTATAACTTGGTCAACGGTCATTACGCATGCAGCAATAGCCATCTTCTCAACAAAGTGTTGAAGCAGGACTGGAAGTACCCGGGTTGGGTTATGTCGGACTGGGCGACGACTCATGGGTGGCAGGACGCGCTCAATGGGCTCGACCAACAGCAGGCGGAGCAGGAAGACGAGCAGGTCTGGTTCGGAGAGCCGATGCGCAAGGCCGTGGCGGATGGAAAAGTTCCTTTGGCTCGTATCGACGACATGACACGCCGCATTCTACGCGGCATGTTCACAGCCGGGCTGTTCGACAATCCTCCGGTAAAGCGGGAAACCGATTATGACGCTAATGCTCTAGTCGCTCGCGAGGTCGCACAGGATGGTATCGTCTTGCTGAAGAACGAGGGCGGAGCCCTGCCGCTTTCCGTATCAACGAAGCGAATCCTGGTCATCGGGGGCCATGCAGAGGCGGGCGTACTTTCGGGTGGCGGCTCATCGCAGGTCATCGCACCTGGCGGTAAGCGTTCGTACGTTCAAATCGGCGGAGAAGGGCAGAACAGTGCATGGCGCGGCATGCTATTCCACCAGTCGGCCCCGCTCGCAGCCATCCGCGAGCGGGCACCTGCAGCTGAAGTCATTTTTTATGACGGCCGGTACCCAGGCGAGGCCGCGCGGCTGGCTGGCCAGGCGGACGTGGTCATCGTGTTTGCCACTCAATGGATGACTGAGGGCGAAGATGCGCCCGACATCAGCCTCCCATCCGGACAGGACGCCGTCATCGCTGCAGCTGCTAGCGCTAATCCCAATAGCATCGTCGTGCTTGAGACCGGTGGTCCGGTCGCCATGCCTTGGCTGGGGTCGGTGCCCGCTGTGTTGTCCGCCTGGTATGCCGGCGCTAAGGGGGGCGAGGCTATCGCCGACGTTTTGTTCGGTAAGGTAAACCCGTCAGGTCGCTTACCAGTTACTTTCCCGGTCAGCCTGGATCAGTACCCGAGACTGGACACTCCCGGACGAGATCTTCCAAAGAAGGTGCAGTTCGATGTTCCCTATGTCGAAGGTGCTGATGTTGGATACCGCCGTTTCAGCGCTCTTGGCCTAAAGCCGCTGTTTCCGTTCGGTTATGGCCTTTCATACACGAAATTTGTGTATGGCGACCTTGCATTGCATGGTGGGCGTACCATCACCGCTAGTTTCACGGTGCACAATAGCGGCACCCGGGCCGGTAAGGATGTGCCTCAACTTTACCTGGTGGATAGGGCGGGCATCGAGACCAATCGTCTTTTGGGTTTCGAAAAGGTCGCCCTGGAAGCTGGGGAAACTCGCGAGGTCACTTTCAATGTGGACCGCCGCCTCTTGGCCGATTTCGACGTTGCGACCAATTCGTGGAAGGTGGCGGGCGGTCGCTACAGGGTAGCGGTGGGCAGTTCGGCGCAGGACTACTCCCTGACTGGGCAAGCCCGAATCTCCCGACAATCGCTCGCCCCATAA
- a CDS encoding HpcH/HpaI aldolase/citrate lyase family protein, with amino-acid sequence MTSVKPSLTSASDMRAALKEGGMISSWFAMGSVPLIEIGALDDFDTAIIDLQHGLWDRMTAHLAVSVLGSKPAIMRVAANTMPAIGEALDSGAEGVLVPLVETAEQARAAVASATFPEEGVRSGGGVRPLSEGFSRYHKRSVNPLIGMMIETAIGVQNAAEIAAVSGVDFVFIGTGDLALSLGCFPKIDERHEAACQSVFDACKEAGIPCGIFTATAEAAAARMEQGYAMSVAANDVDVVLNGFSQAAKIARREVVLKDATRA; translated from the coding sequence ATGACCAGCGTTAAACCAAGCCTCACCAGCGCGAGCGATATGCGGGCAGCCCTGAAAGAGGGCGGAATGATCTCGTCATGGTTCGCGATGGGTTCAGTCCCATTAATCGAGATCGGCGCATTGGATGACTTTGACACAGCTATAATCGATCTGCAGCACGGGCTGTGGGACCGGATGACCGCACATCTTGCGGTGAGTGTATTGGGCAGCAAGCCAGCGATCATGCGAGTGGCTGCGAATACGATGCCAGCGATCGGGGAAGCTCTCGACAGCGGCGCTGAAGGCGTCCTGGTTCCGCTGGTCGAAACTGCAGAGCAGGCCCGAGCGGCGGTCGCCTCGGCGACTTTCCCGGAGGAAGGAGTTCGTTCGGGCGGCGGCGTTCGCCCCCTATCAGAAGGATTCTCGCGCTATCACAAGCGCAGCGTCAATCCGCTGATCGGGATGATGATCGAGACGGCTATTGGCGTACAAAATGCGGCTGAGATCGCTGCGGTCTCCGGTGTTGATTTCGTGTTCATCGGGACCGGCGATCTGGCGCTTTCGCTCGGTTGTTTTCCTAAGATCGACGAGCGGCATGAGGCAGCCTGTCAAAGTGTATTTGATGCGTGCAAAGAAGCTGGAATTCCTTGCGGTATCTTCACCGCAACCGCCGAAGCGGCGGCCGCGCGCATGGAACAAGGCTATGCAATGTCGGTAGCAGCTAACGATGTTGATGTTGTTCTAAATGGTTTCTCCCAGGCCGCGAAGATCGCCCGCCGAGAAGTCGTGCTTAAGGATGCTACTCGTGCGTGA